Genomic DNA from Leptospira inadai serovar Lyme str. 10:
CGAGACCCCAATGATTTAAAGCGTCTTTAGACGGTATTTGATTTTCGGGCGGTAGAAGACGAACGCGCACCGCATACGGACCCCATGAAATCGGAGCGGCGCTGTAGAATCGTTCGGTGGCGAATCCGCTAAACGGTTTATTAAACGTAGCTGCCGCTTTGCGAATTCTGGAGATCGCTCCTAAAAACCCGTATGTCGTAAAAAGATATTTTAGAAGTGCGCCGCCGCCCTTTGCCACTGCCGTTACTAAGCCGACAAATTCGTCGCTTTTCGGCGATGAGAACGTTTCTAAATTAATGAATAAAAAATCCTGGGCCGTCGCATTCCCGTTTCCTAATGCTCCAGGCGAATTGAGGCCCAGTATCTTAATCGCAAAACCGCGGATATCGCCTTTAGAGTCGGGTTGAATTTTCATACTTCCGCTGGAAAGCCGAATCAACGATTCATAGATTCCGGATTTAGCGAAAAGCCCCTGCTTTGCGTGCTCGGGCAAATCCGGGAGAACTTCCAATTTGGCCTTCATCCCCAATAGTTGCTTGCGATGTAGAGTCCTGCCTTTTCCGAACAGTTTTGAATTTTCCTGTTGTATAGCCTCGAATTGTTTCGCATATCCCGTAAATCGGGTTTCCTCATCCGCCGCGATATCCTCTTTCCAATTCACACTTGCAGGTTTCATCGATTTTCTCCCGGACAAACTTGTCTATGAGGACCTAAGTCGTAAGTCACTATAGAACGGTCAACATATGAAGAAAACAAAATATTTTCGGACGATTTTTACACTCTTTCGGAACTGGAAAGGGAACGAATTCGTTCCGCGTAAAACGATTATAGGAAAAAAGTCGTCGAAATGTCCGGTATCACGACCGGCAAAGGAAGAATTTTAAAGAATATTAAAATGTAATTCCGTACATGTCCGCATTAAGGTTCCGAATATTTCTCGGCCATATCGATTCGTTCCAACGTAGTCGGATGAGAGTGGTTGTAAATCACCTCCCATCTATTCGGATTGAGTCGTGATTTATTATCCTTCGCTAATTTTCGCTCCGCGCTAATAAAGGCTTTCTTATCGTTGGTGAGAATTAAGGCTTCCATGTCCGCTTCCGCTTCCTGAGCCCTGCTAAACTTGCTCCAGGCCGGCTTGGTAATCGTACCGATCAAGGATAATATCAAAAAGAGAAACGGAAGAGTGGACGGAGAATAAAACTCCTTCAAGGGAATTTTATTCTCCCGCTTCACTTTCAAAAATATAAAACCGATGATAAAGCAAAGCGCTAACGTTTCCAAAGTACCGACGGCGATATCCTTAATTTGATGATTATGAGTCCAATGTCCGATCTCATGCCCCAAGATACTGATCACTTCCTCTTCGGAATGATTCTTGATGAGAGTATCGTATAAGAAAATTTTGCGATTGGATCCCCAACCGGTAAAATATGCGTTCGTATGTCCGGAATACTTGCTTTCATTGATCACATAAACTTCCGAGACTTCTATCTTTGCACGGTCGCATAACGTTACGATTTTATGCTTTAAACTTCCTTCTTCGATCGGATGATATTCGTAGAAGATAGGCGTGATTAAAATCGGAAATAAAACGGAGAATAATAGCCCTAAAATAAGAGCACCCAACGGTATGAGATATTTCCAGATATTTTGGAACTTTTTCAGAATGTACGCGGCTCCTAATCCGATCAGCGTCGTGATTACGATCCCGACTGCGAAGGATTTACCGGTAAAGATAATCCAATCGGAAATCGCCATCGCGGAAAATCCGAATTCGTGCTCCAATACGTATCCGAAATAAAAGTTAAACGGTAATTCGACTAAGAACTTCGCAAAACTCAAAATCGGTAAAAATAACGCTACCGAGAGATAGAATCGATCGTTGGTTTTTCTCAGTAAATAGTTTTCTAGTTTGACCGAGAGTGGAGTGAATACGATTATCCCGGCCAATAGAAAATCGAGCAAATCGGAGGCGAGCGATGCGAAGAAACCTCTCCGTTCATATTCGATTCCGTTTTGAATATCTTCTTCCGTAAAATATTTTAAAATACTTTCATGTATTCCCGGCGAAGTGTCTCCCATATAAGAAAGATATCTCAAAAGGATGGTGAAGGCCAATTGAGCAAAATACAGAATTAATATAACATTTCGAATCGACATATTCCAGTCCTAATTCCTTGGTGCGAAATAAGACTGTTAGATGGTATATACGGGTCAACAAGAATTATGTTCGACTCTTGACGGCGACTCAAGGCTTACAAAAACGTGCTACTGCAAATCAATGCGTAAACGAAGAGATTCGATTTTTCTAGTTTCAGAAGGAAAAGTTTGAACGAAACGGAGTCGAAAATCCAATCTCTTCGATCGGGAATATTAGCGCCGAACGTTATGGGACGAATGGCCGGCGAGTAAAAAGATTCGATTCTTCCCTTCCCATTGGCTGGGCTCATGCCCGTAAATCACTTTTATCCTCGGAAATGCCTTAGAAAAAGAATTCAATTTTCGTAATGCAGCTATGCTTTCTTTACGGTTTACGGTAGCGCCGGGAGGAATCGTTTTTTCAAAACCCGCTTTTAAATGAGATGCGTCGAATGTGAAGAGCAAGGGTTGATTCGGAGTATTTAAAAGTACGGCTAATTCTCCCTTGGTATGCCCGAATGCGGGAATTATCCAAACCGAACCGTCTCCGAATAGGTCCAGAACCTTTCCTAAAATCGGCATTTCGTAATAGTTTTGCCCGGGTAGAACGGAGCCTTCAAAATCGATCGATAGAGCCTTCGGAGCATATCCGTGAAAAATTGCGAAGGCTTTACTCGCGTCGTCGGCCTCCTCCTTTGATAAGAGAATTCGAATCGGCCCTCTTTTTCGAAGCGATTCCATTCCTCCGATATGATCCCAGTGCAGATGAGAGACGATTACGAAAAGAATATCTTCGTTGGGAATATCCATCTTCGTTAAGATGTTACCGATGTCCGATCCTTTTTCGGATTTGCAGGGAATCGTATAGAATGAACCGATTAGGCTAAAATCGCATCTGCCTTCCTCGTTTACTGCGGGAACTCCGGAATCCATTAGGAATTTTCCGAACTTAGGATGTTGCACTAGGTAACTGAGCGACGGAACCCATCGTTCCTTTTTTTCCGATGCCGGGGTGCTAGGATCCTCCGCGTCGATTAGAATGGACGGCCCCGTTAAAACATTGCCGGTATGGATTGCGGTCACATTCAATTTAGTCGGACTCGAAAAAACTTCTTTCCAATCGAAAAAACGATTATTTGTTTCCTCTAACTTTTGCCAATTTCGAAAATCCTTACGTAAAGGCGGACCTAGGAAACATCCTCCGACTATCAAAGCGCTGCAGAACAACGGAATTCCTATCTTCATCCCTCGTACAAATCTACTTAACATCATTACCTCCGGGATCGTCGCCGTATCGGGATTCGATCCATTGATTCGAAGAATAAGTGAAGGCGTTCAATTGTGCTGGAACTTTTGTTCCAGTTCCGGATTTATTCTTAGAAAAGAGGAAGTAACTCCGTGGATGTTTCTGAAAAAGTTTTAAAAGCGATTCAGCTGAGTATTTTTTCGAGGATTAGAAAAGAGTCGTACGAACCGCTGTTTAAAGAAGGCAGGATCGTAAAATTTTCCGCCGGAGAAGTCGTACACCAAGCTTTCGAAGAGGCTACGTATGCCGGGCTGGTTCTTTCGGGGTTTTTTAGATTATATCTTTCGTCTTCTTCGGGCAGGCAGGCTACGGTTCGTTATGCGAGAACCGGAGAGGTGATGGGTTTAGTCGGGGCGATTGCCAACCGGGGAACTATAAAAGAATCGGATGATACTTATGTGCAAGCGTTAAGCGACTCCGAAGTATTCGCAATTTCGTTTCGCGATCTTAGGGAATACGGAAGACGCTCTCCCGAACTCTCTTGGATATTCGCCGAAGAATGCGCTTCGAGAGTCTACTCCGTACTTCGTGAACTGTACGGCCTAGCCTTTACTAGCGTAAAAGAACGATTGGCACGTCATCTACTCTTGACAGCAGTCAGTCGATCGGAACATCCATTTTTATCGGTCAAGATGTCGCAACAGGACTTAGCGGATTCTATCGGAACCGTACGCGAAGTCATAGTACGTGAGTTACGCGCCTTGAAGACCGCAGGTCTGATTTCTTCGACAGGAAGCAAAATCGAGATTTTAAACCCGGAAGCATTACTGGAACTTTTCGAAAAAGCCGATTAAGATTCCGTTATAGGATTATCCTAGATTGGATGACCTTTTCGGCGGTTGGATCGCATTATAGAATTTGGAAGCTAAAACCTAACGGAGGAACTATGATTTTTACATCTTTCGGCTTAGTCGAACTTACCCGAAAATCGGTTGATTTTCCTCCTTTCTTCTTTAAAAATTAATCGATGTGCGATTCGTATAGTATCAATATATCAGCCGATCGAATCATTTCGGAACTTGAAATCAGCGCCGAGCAGGAGACGATCGCAGAAAAATATAGACTGAATCGAAACATAGAACCTGGAGATATCGCTCCGGTTTTAATTTCAAAAGGGGAAGATCGCATTCTCCGAAATTATAAATGGGGGATCTGGAATAGTAAGAGTCAAAAATACGAAATGATCGCTCGAGTTGAAAGTATTAAGACATCTCCGCTGTGGAAGGATGCGATCAAGGATAAGGATTCTCGCTGCATTATTCCGGCCAGCTCCTTTTTCGAGTGGAAGGTGATCTCCGAGGAAGAGAGGGTCAATGTTGAAATTTTCCATAAGTCCGAGGAATTATTCGCATTTGCAGGGATACATTTGCATTACCATGAGAACGGTAAAGTAATACCCGGATTTGCAATTATTACCGTTCCGGCGTCCTTGGAAATGACTCCGGTAGGGGACCACCAACCCGGAACGATTGCGAAAGACGATTTCGACGCTTGGTTGGAAGGCAGTGCCGATCCGATTCCGTTGATTCGAAGCGAGCGGGGAATCACTTTCGAAATTAAGAGTAGAATCGGCTCCGATTCCTAACTCTTAAGATTAATTATATTTTTGTTATGTATCCGACTGAAAAGCCCCGGCGACCTGTCGACGGGAATACGAGTCGTTTTAGCTGTTCGTTTATCAAGGAAGAATCAATGATTTTAACGGAAACGGTCCGGAAAAAAGTTTCGGGTTCTACGAAGATCGATCCGGCTTATTGAAGTTTCCGCTGCTTCATTGCTTCGATTTTGACCGAAGCGATGTAAAGTAGAACAAAAATCGTGACGAAAGACGAAACGATAAAGACCACGGTCGCGCCGAACACGTACCATAGCAGTCCGGCAAACGAACTAGCAAGCAGGGCCGCGAGGCTATTGAGCCCGGCAAAAGTTCCGATTGCGGTAGCCGAATCGTCGGGACTCGTAATATTCGTAATTAACGCTTTCGTAATTCCTTCCGTAGAGGCGGCATAAATACCGTAGATGAAAAATAATAGATAGAAGAGTTCTTTTCCGTCCGCAAAGGCCATGCCGAAATAGACCATGCTGAACAAGCCCAGGCCGAGTAACAGAATCCGCTTTAATCCTATTTTGTCCGATAGCATTCCCATCGGAAAGGATGAGATAGCGTAGATTAGATTATAGAAAATATAAACGCCGATCACTTCCGAATCGGTAAACCCTTTGCTCTTAACCATCATCAATAAAAATACGTCGGAACTATTCACTAATGCGAAACCGAGTAGCGCGATCGACAAGCGTCGGTAGGCGAGGGGACTCTTCTTCCAATATTGCAAAAATGAGAAGAATCCCGTAGGCTTCACCGTCGGGGAAGTGGCGATCTTCTTTTTTTCTTTTAGAAGTCGGGAAATAATTACGGCGATCAGGCCCGGGATAATGGCCCAGTAAAAAAGCGACGCATAATCTTCCGGAAAAAAATGCAGATAGATAATAGCGCAGATAGGACCTATCACGGCGCCAAGAGTGTCCATCGATCGATGAAATCCGAAGACGGTTCCTTTCGTTTCGGGAGTCGCTTCGTCGGATAATAAGGCATCGCGGGCGCCGGTTCGTAATCCTTTACCGAATCGATCCAATGTTCTCGCGGAGAAGATCCAGACCGGAAATGTTAGCACGGCCATCATCGGTTTGGAAAGTGCGCTCAAGAAATATCCCCATTGCACGAAGGGGACTCTTCTGCCGCTTGAATCCGAAAGATTTCCGAAATATCCCTTGCTCAATCCCGCCGTTGCCTCGGCGAAACCCTCTAAGATTCCGATCAATAAAACGGAAAATCCTATGCTCTTTAAATATAATGGCAGTATCGGATATAGCATTTCGCTGGCAATATCCGTGAACAAACTGATGAACGACAGAACCCAGATAGATTTTGTAATCGTTTTCATAGTGATAAGGTATGCGTATCTTCATCCGTCGATTTCCTGAATGGGAACTCGCTTCGAATTGCTTTCCTTCTTAGGCTAAAAATTGCAGGAAGATTCAACTAAGAATGGATACTTCCAAAAGGAAAGTCGTTTTTCCGTGCAGAGGACAGAAGACAGACGACTGAGGACAGAACATTGGTGAGCCGGGTTTCCATGTTTCTACAGGAAGATTCCTCCGTTATCAGTGGATTTTTCGTCTAACCCCGCTGCCTTCCCAACATGGTGCAGCTTCTGTCTAGCGTGAGCAAAGCGAACGCGTCTGTCTTCTGGCCTCCGTCCTCTGAAAGGCGCAGATGTGTCGGAATTCCGTCTTTTTGCTTGATTGCTGTGGATTGTTTCGCGTCTTAACGCGATACGTAAGAAAGTTGTGTGCAAGACTTTGGGGGTTTCGTCATATATCTTGAAAGTAAAGAAATTTATTGTTTCTATATATATAAAAACGGAAAGTTAGAAAATTATGAACCAGAGAGAATCCCGCAAACTACGTTGGAAAATTACGGTAGGAATGGAAGTGTTAACTTCCATTTTAGCGGTTCCTCTCGCAGTTTTGTTCATCATTACGGCGGGCGGTTATGACTTTCACAAATCCCTCGCGTTAATCATCTGTTCCTGCATTTCGCTTGTGACTTCTTTCGTCGTGCCGGCGATTCGGTTTTTCTATCTCGGTAGAATTCTCGTAGTCCTCGAGCCTGAACAATGGAATAAATTAAATCCTGTCGGCAAGTCCCGGACCAAGGCCCGGATCCTTAACTTTCCGCTTTTGAATACGCTTTTTTACGTTATTCAATGGAGCTACGGAATAACCTTCGCTTGGCGGATCATGCATCTTGCCTTTCAGCCGACTTTTTTCGAATCTTTACCGTTCGCTTTCCTTCCGGCTATCATCTATCCGATCCTAGGAGTATCCCATTTCTTTTTAACCGAATCGATTCTTTCCTCGGTTCTGGAATCCGATACGTTAAGCGGCGTACAGACACAATCTTCCGCAGTCCGAAAGGTTTCGATTTTTTCCCGGATCTTTGCGACTATCGCGTCAATTTCGTTATTGCCGGTAGTGATCTTCGGATACTTGCTTTTCGAGGAAACCAAAGGTTGGATTAAACTCGGGGATGTGACGACTCCGCTGGTTCTTACGTTATTTTTTATGCTGATCACGGTTGCGGTCGCCTCTTATCTACTCGCGGTCAGTATTCGGAAGAATTCCGGAAATATGGTAAAAGCATTCGAGGAGATGTCAAAGGGAGATTTAACGATAGAATTGCCGATGCTCTCAACGGACGAACTGGGTAATAGTAGTAAATCATTAAACGATTTTGTAAAGCGACTTCGAATTATCGTTAAAAGCGTGATTCGAGAAGCCGAAAAACTTTCGGGAAGCTCGAAGGTTTTAGAAGAGAATACCAAAGAACTTTCGAGAAAGATGCAGGAGCAGGCCGCTGCAACGGAGCAAATGAGCGCCGGAGTGGAGGAGATTGCGGCCTCGGTGAGTTCGACAGCGTCTCGCGCGGACGGGCAGGCTTCCATTACGCAAAAAGCGACCGATTCCTTGGTGGAATTGGACGGTAGGATTCGACAAGTCCACTTGGCGCTTTCGGAAACTAAAAGCGATGCGGATAAAATGAAGTTCGAGACGTCGAAAGGTGAGGAGGCGTTGCTCGGGACCAAAAAAGCAATGGCCGATATCGAAGAGAGTACTTCTAAAATGGGCGCTACGGTAAATGTAATCCACGAGATTACGGACCGGATCGGCTTACTTTCGCTAAACGCCGCGATCGAGGCCGCAAGAGCAGGTGAGGCAGGAAAAGGGTTTGCGGTCGTGGCTCAAGAGATCTCGAAATTAGGGGAGCAAACCCAAGAAAATGCAAAGAGAATTCGCGCCGCCATTCAAGAAGCTTTAACTGCGACGAAAAGCGGTCGAGAAGTGATCGAATCGACTCAAGCAGTCTTTCAAAAGATAGGACAAACCGTCGGGATTACGTTGGATAGAATATCCGAGGTGGCCGATCTATCGGATTCCCAACTTTCGGCAAGCGCTAATGTTAGATCGGCGTTTACCGATCTATCTCGATCTGCGGAAGAAATTAGAAATCATACGCTGGAACAATCCCAGACATCGGCGGAATTTTCCAGAACCATCGTGTCTATATCCGAAACGACGGAACTGTTAAATAGAGTAGTGAGCGACATAGACAATCTTGCGGAAAAACTTGCCCACCAAGCCGCAAGTTTGAAAGGTGATGTCGAGTTCTTTAAAACCTGATTCTTTACCGATTCTTGGATCTAAAGAATTCGAAAAATCGATATGATTAAACGAATACTGATTTCGACCCTTGTGGCTTTTATAATATTCGTCTGTTTGGTCGGCCACGCTTATTCAACAGGCAACCGGGATTCCGAGTAATAATCCGGTGGCCGCCTTGGCGGCGTCTAAAGATCCGAGGAAGCGGATCGTCGTATGCATGGGCGATAGCATCACTCATGGAAGAGTCAGCTACGATTATGTAAACGGGCTCGCTTCCGATTTCGATCTCGAAAAATTTTCATTCGTTAACGCCGGGATCAATAGTCGTCTGGCCTATAATTTGTTGCAGAAAGTCGACGATATTATCGCACTGGAACCGGATTTTATTACGATCTTAATCGGCACTAACGACGTAAAAGCTTCGCTTAGTGCGGAGGAATCCGAACGCTATATTAAACTTTGGCGATTGTCCGAACCGCCTTCTAAGGAGCTATTCGTTAGCAGCCTGCATAATCTTATTATGAAATTACGGAGCGAGACGAACGCGAAGATTGCTTTGATCTCTCTCCCTCCTCTGGGAGAAGTTTTGCAGAGCGAGCCTTATCTTCGTTCCTCTGAGTTTAGCGGAGAAATCCGCAAAATTGCGGAGGCGGAGAGAGTGTCCTATCTTCCTTTGCACGAAGAATTGGATGCGATTTTACGGAGTAAAGCGCAGAATAATATTCCGGAATATAGGATGGATTTGCCCGCGATGTACATTGCGATCTTTCTACATTATGCAATGTTTCAAGACTGGAATTCCATTTCGGATATGCGGGACCTGCGCTTCCTGACGGATAATATTCATTTGAATCAAAGGGGAGCCGACGTCGTCCAAAAGTTGATCAAGAAATTCTTACTCGAATAAAATTTGGACCCGCCGCCACGACTTACTTTGCCGATTTAGTCAGGGCTTCCAGAAATCATCGGAAGATATAATTTCGGCTTGTCTAGGAAAAACTTTTCCATCAATACTTGGTGAGTCTCCGGATCTTTATCTGCGCAGAGATCCTTGAGTATTCTGTTCTTATAACCTGTATCCGATGCTTGGCGTAATGTGGAGAGAACGACTCCGCTTGTAGCGACGCCGAACATTACGATTGTATTGATTTCGTTTGCCCGCAAAATCATATCCAATCGGTACCTAAAAAGGTGCCTACTATGAAAAGGGTCATGAAATATCGCGAACGATCGCCTATGGAACGGGCGAAATGGCCGTGATTTAACGAATAAATCCGGCTTCTTAATAAAAAGAGCCGTCGAAGTTACTTTCCAATATTTCTCCAAAGCATTCCGAATCGTAAAAAGATTCGGTAGAATAGACGACCGGGTGATCCTGCGTTTTGGGAAGATCCGATTTTGGCTGTTCTGTATTGGAAAGGATACCTTCGAATTCTCTTTTCGTGTTCACGCGTCGCCTCTTTATTTATGGTAGCGAATCTTTAGACGATTTATTTCACTCGGATATGAAATATTCCGTTTCGATAATTTATTATTTCTAATAAATTTTTTTCGTAAGCAGAAGACAGAAGATTATTCCTATTAACCTGACAACAATTTTTTTAAAAACGAATTATGTTGGAGCTCCGACACAGAAGACAGAACATTGGTCAACGGGGTTTCCACGTACTAGAGAAAGATTCTTGTGTTATAGTGGATTTCACGGCGGCTTTTCCAACATCGAGCAGTTTCTGTCTTCCGCCCTCTGCGAGCGCCCGGCATGTCGATTGGAAGTGGTTAGAGTTTAGGTATTAGAGGTTAAATGCAATCAATTCTGTAGGAGTTCCATCAGGGTGGTGAAGTCAGGAAATCTGTCGTCTGTCCTCCGTAATCCCCGAACCACCTAGTCCGATTTCAGCCCTTTGTGCAATAACCGGACCATCTCTCGGATTGTGGCCTTGATTTCAGGCTCGGGAACCTTGTAGACGATTTGTCCCATAAAGCCCAAGGCAAACGTAAGCGAGGAAATTCCGAACGCAACGGATTTTAGATCCACCTTTGAATCGATTTCGCCGGCTTTTTTAAATTTCTCTAATTCTCTGACCATTTCAGGAATGGCCTTTTCATAAATCTTCGTTTGTATAATTTTACTCACGTTGGCATCCAAGATGATTCTGCTTACTGCCACTTTCATGAAGTCGGAATAATTTTTAAATTCGCTGCATCGCTCCGAAATCGAATCGAGCAAGGCTTCTTCTAAATGAGTGTAATCTTTAGCAGCGGGGGATTTTTTGAGAAGAGCGTCCCCATTCTCGTCCAGTTCTTCCGCTCTCGTGAGAATCGCTTCTAAAAGACCCTGCTTTCCGCCGAAGTATCGCATAATCAGGGCCTCATTCGCGCCTGCCAATCCGGCAATGTCTTTCGTCGTCGCTGCATCGTATCCTTTTTGAGCAAAAACCTGAATCGCGGCCTTCATCAACGCTTTCTCCGTTCCGATTCGATCCCTTTTCTTAGGGGATGATTTTGCTAAGGACGAAGACGGGGATTTTCGAGCATCTTTTTTGATCTTCTTTTTTACAGGCTTTGTCATTTAACCGTCCACAGGAAATATATCCCGACCGTTGACTAATCAGCCAAGCGGATTTTCATTTTGTTGAACTTTTCGCGCTTGCTCGGCATTCCGATCCTCCGGAAGAATGTAAAATGTAAGTAAGTAATTACATAGTAGACGATGAAGGCACTTGAATTACAAACGAAATCTACTCAATATTCAAGCGAAAATAAACCGTCTCAGCATAACGCCAAGAATAATGCTCCCTTGGCGTTATGGATTAGGACAGGGGACACAATGTACATAGCTCTTCTCTTATTACTCGGACTAGGCGTATTATTACCCGGCCTCGGTAGTTATCAAATTCTGACCCAGGGCGACGAAGAGATGCACATTGCGACGATTCGTGAAAGTCTTTCCAGTTCCTCCTTTCTATTTCCTAAATTTGAAGGAGTGATGAACCTTTACAAACCTCCGGCGCTCTTTTGGTCAGGCATTGCCGCGGATTCAATTTTTGGGACCAGCATCTTCGCGGAAAGATTCCCATCCTTTCTTCTTTTTTTATCTACGGCACTCTGTATATACTCCGGCCTGCGGATACTAGGTTCTCGGCCTTTCTTCGCTTTTTCCTTTGCCGCATCCTTCTTATTCACCCTGGGAACGTTTAAATTTTCCCGCTTGGTCATGATGGAAGCGTTTCTTGTCTTTTTCATAACGGCAGTTTCGGTCTTAGTTCTTAAGTACCAAGTTTCGCGGGAGCGAGGATGGCTGGTCGTTGCGGGAATTCTTTCGGGTATGGCCTTTTTAGTAAAAGGCCCGCTGTTTCAGGTTTATGCAGGAATCGTATTGGTATCGTTTTCAGGCGTCAACGTGTTTATTACGAACTCGTCCGGAAAATGGATCGGGTTCAAACGAATCGGTAAGGAAGTTCAAGATAACGTAATATTTCATCTTTCGGCTCTTGTCGTTCCTGCGATATGGATTATCAGTTTGCTCTCGTATTCCGAAGCGGGACGAGAGTTTCTGGCTTTCTTTTTTCTAACGGAAAATTTGGGAAAATTTTCAAGTGCGACTACGAATCAAGGGGAATGGATTCTTCCAGCCGGTTGGTTACTTTATAGTCTCCCTTTTTCGTTCTTATTACTTTTTGCGAATATTTATGCCCTCGCTACAAAGGCGAAAAATTACGCGCAAGTTTTAGGGAAGACGCTCATATGGGCCTCGTTTGCGATTCTTATGATTCATCTGACTCCGAATCGTAAGGATTTTTATTATGCTCTTCCGATATTGCCTCTGGCATTTCTCGGAGCCGGGGCCTTTTTCTCGCGGACAAATCAGGAAATCTTAAAGAAACCTCTTTCCTATAATTTGGGCTTTCTAATCGGTTTTGGAGCTCTGCTTACGGTCGGAAAAGTCTGCTACGAGCGGATTTTAGGAACTACCGTACTTCTCGATACATTATTCGCGATTCTTACCGTCTCCGCTTTTATCGTATTCATTCTTACGCCTAGATTCGTAAATAATCTCTCTATATACGCTATTTGTAATGTACTGGTGGCCGGCCTCCTGATGGCTTACGTTCAATTCTCCTTAATTCCGGCTTTAAGTCTTTCGGATTTTCCTGAGTCGGGGCCGGTCCTACAGGCAAAGAAAGTCTGCGTAATTGCGGAGAACCCCTGGACGGCACTTTCGTATAA
This window encodes:
- a CDS encoding TetR/AcrR family transcriptional regulator produces the protein MTKPVKKKIKKDARKSPSSSLAKSSPKKRDRIGTEKALMKAAIQVFAQKGYDAATTKDIAGLAGANEALIMRYFGGKQGLLEAILTRAEELDENGDALLKKSPAAKDYTHLEEALLDSISERCSEFKNYSDFMKVAVSRIILDANVSKIIQTKIYEKAIPEMVRELEKFKKAGEIDSKVDLKSVAFGISSLTFALGFMGQIVYKVPEPEIKATIREMVRLLHKGLKSD
- a CDS encoding ArnT family glycosyltransferase, translating into MKALELQTKSTQYSSENKPSQHNAKNNAPLALWIRTGDTMYIALLLLLGLGVLLPGLGSYQILTQGDEEMHIATIRESLSSSSFLFPKFEGVMNLYKPPALFWSGIAADSIFGTSIFAERFPSFLLFLSTALCIYSGLRILGSRPFFAFSFAASFLFTLGTFKFSRLVMMEAFLVFFITAVSVLVLKYQVSRERGWLVVAGILSGMAFLVKGPLFQVYAGIVLVSFSGVNVFITNSSGKWIGFKRIGKEVQDNVIFHLSALVVPAIWIISLLSYSEAGREFLAFFFLTENLGKFSSATTNQGEWILPAGWLLYSLPFSFLLLFANIYALATKAKNYAQVLGKTLIWASFAILMIHLTPNRKDFYYALPILPLAFLGAGAFFSRTNQEILKKPLSYNLGFLIGFGALLTVGKVCYERILGTTVLLDTLFAILTVSAFIVFILTPRFVNNLSIYAICNVLVAGLLMAYVQFSLIPALSLSDFPESGPVLQAKKVCVIAENPWTALSYKNALVGSDVAHSVPGSERNCVDGDRAVIDYVAHWKGRDDYKLVQSWPIRKRDLTWSEFLENGHGQELIFYYEPTHLLKNSEAR